The Thunnus thynnus chromosome 13, fThuThy2.1, whole genome shotgun sequence genome segment aaatatcCGAATGCAGTCCTTCGTTTTGACCACTGTTAGTGCTCATGTTCTACCAATATGTGCATGAGGCTGCACAAGCAAGTTTGAGGGTAACCTGATACACTTTCAGTAGTCAGCAGACACATTTCTGCTGACTGCTGAGGGTTTTAAAAGGTTGCAATGAACCAAAAGAAGGGAGAAAAGGATAGCAGGCAGATGTAAATAATGCAAGTTTCAAAGAAAGGGCAAAGGCCTACTAAATATTTTAATActcaaacattttcagcagGCTTGAAAGATATAGTGCattttggtgaaaaatgttgaacgTAAACAAAACCATGTTTGTTGACTATAAAAACTTCACAGGGTACTTTTAAATGCAGGTCATCACTGGCGAGCAAGTGTGTAGTTCAGAAAGTTCAGCTAAAACTTAAATTTGTTATAACTTAAAGCTTTACACACCTATTGTCAAATAGTTTGACGTGCTGTATGAAGGAGGCTGGTGATCTTGTGAATTCTCATTAATTTCTTctcataattttctttttagttAATCATTATTAACAGTCCATTGTGGTTCCAACCTCCAGTACCTAGAATATGTTGTGATCACCAATTGTTTCTTCTGTACAATAAGTCATAAGCACAGAACATACAGGCTAAAATTAGCTGAAATATTCAGCCCTTTGTGGCCTTTTACAATAAATGTaaagtgtctgtttttaaaaatcagttcaGTTGAATTTACTGCTCATGTAGGTATCATGAAAGTGAACAGGTGGACAACATGACAACATAATATTAATTCAGGCTCACTTTTTTGTATGCCCAGTGTTTATGATCTGTTTACCATGTTCTGTGTAAACATATAGCTACGGTACATTCAATAACTGTAATTGAAGGGATACTTACAACATAACAAAAGCAAAGGTGCAGGCGACTAGAAGCAGGGCCACAGCTAAATGCCAGCAGAAGCACATAGTGACGAACATGATGTTGCTATGCAAGTTCAAATCCCACTCTGGTCCGCTTAATGGGTAAAGTACAAATCCAATCTGAAAAGATAGAAAGTATGATAAAGGAAGtgttcacaaaaacaaagactcaaaccttcctctttttcaAAGCAATTTTTAAGTCTCTATGAAACCAATTTGATACTAGAACTGCTTATTGACATTAATGACATAAATTGACTGTATAgaacaaggaaaaaaatattgtatacAGAGTTTATGATAAATAGACTGAAACTTGCTGTTATGGTGCTAAGCATTACATTTTGCTAATTACCTGGTAGAACCATGAGCCCTGCAAGATGAACATGCATGCCCTGAGTAGCTCCAAAACAATGTGGTCTCTCATGAACACCTCCAGCATGGTGCTGGCTGATCCACCAAACACTGCCACTAGTAGCAGGGAGTGGATATGAGCATCCAGCGGGGGCCGACTATGCACATGGAAATAGAATAGAAACCCTGCATGATACAGGagagtcaaaaacaaaacatatcaatTAAATACACATCAGCAATACACATGTGATGTCAcctataaagaaaaaaaaaaatcactgaaactTTGCTTCCTATACAGCTTACCTTCAACAAAAAGAGCCAATGAGAGAGCAAGACGGTCAACGCCAATTGGCACCGCTTTGGAAGTCGTACTGGCAACCAATGCTATTCCAGAGATCCCGAAGAACAGATACATGGTGCCGTGCTGCCAATTCATCAGCTTGACCCACGAATTGTTTTGTGCATCATAGAGACGGGCATGTGGCCCATCCACCACAAACTGTTCAACCATAATACCTGGGACACGACAACATCAGACAGATGAGATAAGGCAAGAACAACTTAAAACGGTTTCAGTGATGGAGATGATTGAGAAGAAGACTGACCAACAAATGCAGCGAAGATTTTTAATCCTCCCTCAATGTACtccatttttttaaagacaggGGGTAGAATCTGTCTTCCTTTAGGCTGATTTGTCCTCCAGTAGTGTTGTAGAGTGTGTTTCACTACCAGCCAAAAGCCATAGAACAGGAAAAAAGTGCCAGGGATGGCATGTCCTCCAAAGTTGGCCATCGTTGAGCCTAAAAACATAAGAAATCGAccttaataatcaataatattcatacattttagAGAAACAAAATGAGTATTATTTCAGCTAAATGCTTTTATTCCTTTGAATGTGAACTGACTCAACTTTGAGGTTAAAATGCAGGCACATAGCTTTATTTTATGACGTGCCATACAATGATTACAAGCAATCAAGTGTaggttaaatgaaaaaacacatgacaCCTACAGTCAGGGTGTGTCTGTAGTTTGCATATGAAGATTATTGCAAGTTAACACCATCATATAgttacttttttctcttttttgaaactttattttttatagtattttataatttaatttcaaagaAATACCAACAATATACAGAACATGATACACCCAGCCACATTTTAACAGAGGGACTATGTGATGTAGACCATAcaagtaaaatacatttcttagccacaaatgaaaaaatatttaacatattaagTTTGCATTAAGAATAGTTTCAGGGGTAGATTTGAACAAATACAGTGCTGGAGtcattaaaaacagttttccaAAAACACCTCAAATAACAAAACTGTACTGTTTGTATCTCCAATATGTCCCAGGACCAAAGCAGATGAATTAAAGTGTCTCTGTGAGATTTACATCTGTAACAAAGGTGTGAGGTACTAGAGAATGTTTTCTGGAGGCGGACTGGAGTAAGATATGTTCTATGAAACCATTTGAAATTTTGCTCATGCACACTGATAGAAGTGCATTTAGAGAAAACCCCCTCACACATTTCAGACCATTCTTCTGGAGTAAATGATCCCTCCAAATCACATTCCCACACAGATTTTAAGAGTGAGTGTTAATATGGCATATATATCTGAAATTTTgccttaattttgttttatcagagataagtaatttttaaatttttgtatGCTGTAGGTTCAATTTGCTCTCCTTCAACTGAGAATTTATAAAATGTAGCTAATTgaagaaactttaaaaaattattgcttgtttctctctttcttattgtatatgtttttatggtGCATGTAAACTTTGGTGGCCACGCTGCAAATTAATTTCCATCTCAGATTATAAACTTAATCAAGTATTTTCAGTAACTCTTTATAATAGGGATACAAATCATAAACTTAATGCTTAAATAATGCATCACtcatgatgatttaatgcatgaatgaatgcagGATGTATCATGAATTCCTATTGCTGACCATTAACAAATGATCAAGTCACTATGACTTTATGTGATTAGTTCACTTAATAGATCAGTTAAGGAATGTTAATTCACAGTTATTTCATACATTGATTGATATGCAGCCAAATTAGCTGGATTCCTCTTACATTAAAGTTTATTTCAGGACCATGCATTTGCATGACATGCATTCATGTCATATTCATCACGCTAAATGAGAGGTAGTGTCCCGCAAACATCTACCACACAAGGAAATGAAGAAACATTTATTACTTGATACTATATCCTGCATTTTATCTGATTGGGGCAGAATATGCCCTTTGATCGAGACGACAGCTGCTCATTTGTCTTGCAAAAATGGAATTCAAATCATCTGGGTTGTTTGGTGAATGAGCAGGTTGGCTGCTTAAGTCCATTAAGCATTTTGTGTCTCAGTTTTAGCAAAACTGTTAACCCTCACTTTAAAGTTGGTGATTAAAAAAGTGCAAAGCTGAGCAATAAAACATTCATTATATAATGGTGTCATTGAACTCATGTGAACTAGCTTCAGGCTTTTTTCATCTACGTCTCTAAATCGTTGCTTTTAAAGTTTCTTCCACACTGTGTCGGTGGGTGTGAGGCACAGGTGTGTTTAACATCCGTGTGTTCAGTCAGACGAGTTTTTCTTGCCCGGCCCTGTTTGACTGTTTGATTGAAGCAACTAGACATTTGTTTCTTCCTCTGACACTTCTAACACACTTCACAAATTTCCTTATAAAATGTCACAAGGCACTGGCCTGTATGTATGATGTAGTTTTCACCTAATATTGATTGATTGCACCTTTCTAGACAAAAATAACCAAGATGGCCACATGACATATCA includes the following:
- the tmem45b gene encoding transmembrane protein 45B gives rise to the protein MANFGGHAIPGTFFLFYGFWLVVKHTLQHYWRTNQPKGRQILPPVFKKMEYIEGGLKIFAAFVGIMVEQFVVDGPHARLYDAQNNSWVKLMNWQHGTMYLFFGISGIALVASTTSKAVPIGVDRLALSLALFVEGFLFYFHVHSRPPLDAHIHSLLLVAVFGGSASTMLEVFMRDHIVLELLRACMFILQGSWFYQIGFVLYPLSGPEWDLNLHSNIMFVTMCFCWHLAVALLLVACTFAFVMFAVKRLSGKGRDIEIGMRNTSSSANSQKALLEESDEE